Part of the Bacteriovorax stolpii genome, ACTGTTATAAATGTTTTATGGGAAAGGATCTTTTTACAAGCTTCTCCCCTCTTGAATACCTGCAAAGCGAATACGCAGCAGGACGCTACGATGAATTCGTCAATCCAGTGATGTTTGATAAGTCTCTGGCGATGACCAAAGACGATGCTGTTTTATTTTTTAATTTCCGTCCAGACCGTGCGATTCAAATCACGCTGGCCCTGACAGATCCAAAGTTTACTGATTTTTCTGTACCTGTTCGCCCCGGGTATTTCTTGTGTATGACTCCATATGTGCAAGACTGGGTTAACCTTCCTATTCTTTTTGATAAAGAAAAACTTAGCGGGACTCTCTGCGAGTACCTTTCAAGTTTAGGAAAGAGACAATTTAAAATTGCTGAGACAGAAAAATACGCCCATGTAACATTTTTCTTTAATGGCGGTGACAAACATCCATTTAAAGGTGAAGACCAGGTTCTTATTTCATCTCCAAAAGATGTGGCGACTTATGATTTAAAACCTGAGATGAGCGCTTATCTTGTTTGCGATAGGTTGGAAGAAGCTCTTCGCGATCACTCGTACGACTTTTATGTAGTTAATTTCGCCAACTCTGATATGGTCGGGCACACTGGAAACTTCGAAGCCGCTATTAAGGCCATCGAGGCCCTGGATGTGGTAATGGGCAAATTGACTGCAACGTGCGCGAAAGAAGGCGTCACGATGTTGGTGACAGCTGATCACGGAAACTCAGATCAAATGATGTACGAAAATGGCGATGTCCACACTTCTCACACAGAAGCAGTAGTCCCATTTATTGTTGTTGATCCTAAATTAAAAAATGAGACAATAGAATTAAATGAAGGGCCGATGGCCCTAAGAAACGTGGCCCCGACTGTCCTAAATATCATGGGTGTTCCACAAGCTCCTCTTTTTGAAGGTGTGAGCGTTTTTAAGTAAGGATTAAGTTTATGAGCAAGTCTTCTATTAAAAATATCGGTGTTCTTTGCAGTGGTGGCGATAGCCCGGGCATGAACTGCGCAATCAGAGCTGTCGTCAGAACGGCAATTGGAGAAGGCCTAGGCGTGTACGGTATTCAAAAAGGATATGAAGGTTTACTCGAAAACAATATCAGAGAACTCAATGTCTCTTCTGTAGGAAATATTCTTCAGCACGGTGGAACGATTCTTCAGACATCGCGCTCAAAAGAGTTCAGAACTCCTGAAGGAAGAAAAAAAGCAGCAGATATCTTAAAGAAACGACAGATTGACGCCCTGATTGTCATCGGCGGTGATGGATCATTTAACGGCGCCATGGCACTTCACCAGGAACACGGCATCGTTGTCGTAGGGATTCCAGGAACCATTGATAACGATATTAGTGGAACAGATTATACAATAGGATTTGATACTGCTGTTCAAAACGCAGTGGAAGCTGTGGATAAAATCAGAGACACCGCTAATTCTCACGCCCGTACTTTTATTGTCGAAGTAATGGGAAGAAAATCACCGGCCATCGCTCTTAAAGTTGGTATCTGCACTGGAGCAGAGAACGTAGTTCTTCCAACAGCGACTATTGATTACCAAAAAATTGCCGGAGATATCGACCGTGGGATTAAACGTGGAAAAACTTCATCAATTATTATCGCAGCAGAAGGTGAAGAAGCGGGTATCGGCTACACAATTCAAAAAAATTTAAAAGACCAATTCCATCTAGACGCTCACGTCTGTATCCTCGGTCACATTCAGCGCGGTGGAAACCCGACGCCAACAGACCGCTTGATTGCTTCGCAAATGGGGCATTCAGCGGTTAAGGCCATTACCAGCGGACAAAACGCCAGCGCGACCGTTTATGTTAACGGCAAAGTTTCACTTGCTCCACTTGCTGACTGTTTAAGAAAGAAGAATGAGTTTGACGTCAGCGAAGTCGAGTTACTGACTTCGCTGTCGATTTAAGACTTACTTACAAAGCTCCAGGCAATCCAGGCCAAATGGGTCACTTTTACAGAAGTTTAAGCACGTCTGAAAGGCTTCATCCACACAGCTTGCATACCCTCTTTTAAACTTCGGCCAGTACTCAACCAAGCAATCCTCTACCGAGTTGCTCTGAGATGTTTTACAGTAATCCAGCTGGCTTTTGAGATTTTTAATTGGAGTTGCGCATTTACTGCCATCAAGCCCACATGTCACAACTGTTTGCGTGTTGGCCTGGATAGTGATTGTTTCACCTACTCCTAAATTCACCACGCCGGCAAATGAAGATGTCGTGAACAATGTGAAAAATAAAAGTGCTAATGTTTTCATAGATACCTCGCTAAGGAAATCTTAGCGAGAATGCTCTTAGCTTGTCTATGTTCAATTCCTGCTCAAAGACTCAAAAAGCCCCTCTATTGGAAGATGATATTGGTCATCTAAGACTTGCACGTTACCGGGCGCGATAATTTTGAGCATTTGATTGTCTTCTAATCTAAACATGTCACGCAAAAACTCTTGCACCGTAGAAGTCAGAACAAGCGGTGAAACTTCGCCTTCCACTGAAATTTTCCCTGCTGCAAAACAGTCCTCCAGGTGCCCCAATGGCAAATGTCCAGTCAGGCTCCAGAGCATCAAAAGCAAAGGCAGCTCTAAGTACCTATACTCTTCTTCTTTAAACTTTTTTCCTTCAACTTCGCCTTCTATGCACAAAACAAAACGCTTTAACGGGAACTTGAGTTTCCTCTCGCGTGAGAGATAAATAAATTTTTCTTTCACTCCTCGGGAATGTTTTCCCAACCCTACTATTTCGATGCCTGGAATCCCGTTTGAAGCGTAGCCAAAGATATCCACCGGACACAAAACTCCCCCGTACGGGTAAATACTTTTCGTTCTCATGTTCATAAAAATCTCCTGCGCTCCCCCTTGCAAAAGAAGCTCAGGCAGATCATTCTTAATTACCAAAATTTAATAGAAAAAATGCCTGAAAAAATCAATTTTTGAAAGGCATGGGAATTAAGGAATACGCTATGAGTTCACAAAAAGACGTGAGAATTGAACATGACCTTCTAGGAGACCTGGCAGTGCCAGCGGATGCCTATTATGGGATTCACACTCAACGTGCAATTGAGAACTTTAAAATTTCCGACAGCCAAATCGGCCACAACCACATCATGGTTAAATCTCTGGCGATCACTAAAAAGGCCTGCGCTTTAGCAAACGGTGAAATCGGAACAATCGATGCAAAAGTTGCAGAGATCATCGCACGCGCTTGTGATGAAATTATTATTCACGGCCGCTGCATGGATCAATTTCCTTCGGATATCTACCAAGGTGGAGCTGGAACTTCTGTCAACATGAACGCCAATGAAGTTATCGCTAACCTTGCCCTTGAACTTTTAGGTGAGAAAAAAGGAAGTTACCACATCATTCACCCGAATGATCACGTCAATAAATGCCAATCGACAAACGATGCTTATCCAACGGCTTTCAGGATTGCCCTTTATAGACATATCACTCTATTGATTGAAGCACTCGAGTCTCTTTGCTCTTCATTTGCTCACAAAGCAGAAGAGTTTAAGCCTATTTTAAAAATGGGCCGTACTCAACTTCAAGATGCTGTTCCCATGTCATTAGGGCAAGAGTTCAATGCTTATGCCACTCTCCTAAAAGAAGAAGTGAAACTGATCTCAAAACTAAAAGATTTAATTCTTGAAGTGAACTTAGGGGCCACTGCAATTGGTACTGGTATTAACGCTCCAGAGGGATACTCTCGAGTGGCCGTAAAAAAACTGGCAGAAATCACCGGACTTGAATACACAGTTTCAGAAGACCTTATTGAAGCCACATCTGACTGTGGAGCTTATGTTATGATCTCTGGCGCTCTAAAAAGAACGGCCGTGAAACTTTCTAAAATCTGCAACGACCTTCGCCTGCTTTCAAGTGGCCCTCGTGCAGGATTAAAAGAAATCAACCTTCCAGAACTTCAAGCAGGATCAAGCATCATGCCTGCCAAGGTCAACCCGGTTATCCCGGAAGTTGTAAACCAGGTTTGTTTCAAAGTTATCGGAAACGACTTAACAGTTACTATGGCATCAGAGGCCGGACAGCTACAGTTAAACGTGATGGAGCCAGTGATTGCTTCTTCTTTGTTTGAATCAATCAACCTTTTAGAAAATGCTTCATACAATCTAAAATATAAATGTATCGATGGGATCACCGCGAACCCGGATATCTGTAAGAACAACGTTATGAACAGTATCGCCATCGTGACTTTCTTAGACCCGATTCTAGGACACGAAAAGTGTGACCTGATTGGAAAAGAATGTGCGAAGACTGGTAAAACTGTGAGTGAAGTTGTCTTAGAAAATAAACTTCTGACTCAAGAGCAGTTAGACCAGATCTTCTCTACTGAAAACATGTTAAACCCAAAATATATCGGGAAAAACTTTAAGCTACAAACGCTCTAGTTCTTCAATCACCTGGTTGGTCATATTAAACATTTGCTCAGTTGAAGGTTTCACTTCTAACTTCTTCGTCTGGGCACCAACCCAAAGGTCTTCATTTTTACTTACATTAGCACTAAGCTTTCCCTTTGTAGCCTGTACGACTCCTTCACAAACACAAAGATAAGCTTTTTTCTTTTCTTCATCCAGACTTACACCGAACTTAGTTCCGCGCACTCCAAAAGAGGCATACTTAGTTTTAATTTTAAACGTCTCATCTGGAGTGAGTTTTTTTACCAGCGTATGAACCTGTCCCTTTAACAAATTAATCAGGCTTGTTTTTTCTGTCAGCTCTTCGATCATTACAGTAGCTTCTGTGAATCTGACCATATGACCGTTTTGAAATTTAACGACAATGTAATCTCCTTTTTTAGGGATTGTAATCGTCATTCCCTTAGCAACTTCTGCTCCTATAGCGATTTCCTCTTTATCAATAAAAGCATGGCCACTAATTTTTACAATATTGGCGATTGGAAGAAAGCCACTAGCATAAACACTTACAGAAAAGCACAGTGAGCAAATTAAACTAAGGATCTTCATTGAAACTCTCTCCAATTTTTTTAGCGAAATAACAGTTTATATTTTTTTCCAGCATCGAAAAGTGAGCGACATCTAGCCTGTTGGCGTAGATTTTCTTTAATTCGTCACAGCCTTTTTTAGGGTCAAAACAGTATTTCAAATCACGCTCATCACATGAAACAGAAATCATCACACTTTCACTGTGCTCACACTTAACCATCTTGGTTTTTTCATCAACGATCGCACGCGAGAGAGTTTTATCCAGCGGAAACTTATTAAGGCAAAAATCAATCGCCTGATAGACCTTCCCCATGCAATCAATCTCACTCATGGATTTGGCCTCAATGAGTTCAAAATTTTTAGCGCCTAATTTCTCGCAGACTTCGCGGAAAGGGTATTCATCGTAGCGTGCTTTGGAAGTTTCATGTTTTAAGACAGCGGCAAAGCTGTTTAAGGAAAGAAGGAGAATACAAAATGTGATTATAGTCTTCATAGGGGAAATTATATCGCAATTTCCCCTATGAAGAAAAAAATTATCTTACGATTTCAATCTTGTCAGCAAGTGTCCCATCAGCGTTTCTTAAAACTTTGATAGTAATTGATTTTTTTACTTGGATTGGGTTCATCGCTTCAGCGTCGTCAAAACTGTCCTGAACGTAGTTAATAACGATAACGTCTTTTGCCAGGAAAACGATTCTCTTTACTTCATACATCATCTCATCAAGTTCAAAAACTTTTGAATCCTGGTAACCTGTATTTAGAACTAAAATCATACGAGTTGCGTTCATCCCGTCGCCTGCCAGGATCTCTACGACCTTTGCCTGAAGTTCTGATGTCACTGAGTATGTTTGTTGAACACCGATAACCAAATCCAGGATTTTTAGTTCTGAAGCATTTGAAGCTTCGATAGAATCGTTGGCGAATGAAGCTGTACTGAAAGCAAGAGCGATAGCAAGGATGAATGATTTCATATAATGACTCCTAAAAAAATTTTTAGGCAAACTATCATAAATAAAAATCAGATGTGAGTTTGTGAAGATTTTACAGCAAAAAAAAGGGCCATCCAAAGATGGCCCTTTTTGTTTTGATACCTAAGTAAGATCGTAAAGCCTTTGAAAGACTATGACGGCCATAGCCCTCTAAGCTTCATAGCTTTTTCAAGACGTCTGATAGCTGCAACTAGGGCCGCTGACTTCATGTTACAGTTATACTCTTTTGAAACAGAGTAAACGTTCTCAAAAGCATCTTTCATGATTGAGTGTAGACGCTTGTTAACTTCGTCTAAATCCCAGAAGAATGACTGAAGACCTTGTACCCATTCAAAGTAAGATACGATTACCCCACCAGCGTTACATAGAACGTCTGGGATAAGGAATGCACCTTTTTCTGTTACGATATCGATCGCTTCTTTTGTTAAAGGTCCGTTAGCACCTTCAGCGATGATTTTTGCTTTTACGACGTGAGCGTTGTCTTTTGTGATAACACCGTCGATAGCTGCAGGGATAAGAACATCAACGTTAAGAGCGAATAGCTCGTCGTTAGTGATGTGTTTTGTTCCTGGCATACCTTTTAGAACTTTATTTTCTTTTACCCATTTCTCACATTTTTCAATGTCTAATCCGTTAGCGTCGTAAACACCACCAGAAACGTCAGAAACAGCTACGATTTTTGCACCTTGAGCGCGAAGATCGTTTGCAGCAGGGATAGCAACTTTACCGAATCCGTGGATCGCTACAGTTGTGTTTTGGTTGATTGTCATACCGATCTTTTCAGCAGCGAAGTTTACACAGAATGCAACCCCTTTACCTGTCGATTCAGCACGTCCTTTAGAGCCCCCGATTTCAATTGGCTTACCAGTAACGACTGCACCGTCAGTGTATCCTTTGATTTGAGAGTATGTGTCCATGAACCAACCCATAGTCTGTCCATCAGTTCCGATATCTGGAGCTGGAATGTCTACGTGTGGCCCGATGATCATGTTAATTTCTGTAGCGTAACGACGAGTTAGCGCTTGAAGCTCTTGACGAGAAAGTTGTGTTGGATCAACACAGATACCACCTTTTGCTCCACCGTATGGAAGACCAACAAGGGCACACTTAAATGTCATAAGCATTGCTAGCCCTGCAGTTTCAGAAAGGTCTACACCTGGATGATAACGAATTCCACCTTTACCAGGACCTAGAGATAAGTTGTGCTGAACTCTGTATCCGATGAACGTTTTAACTGTTCCATCGTCAAGACGAATAGGCACAGAAACTTGTAATGCACGTTTTGGGTATTTTAATCTTTCAGCTACGTTTGGGTCTAGACCCATGATCTTTGCAGCGTCTTCAAGTTGCTTAATAGCATCTTGAAAAAGAGCAGCGTCGAATAAACTCATTTAAGGACCTCCGATTCATAGAAATAAGTGCCCTCGAGTTTACTCTCGGATTTCTAAGAATGCCAGAGGTCAGGATGAATTAAAGATTAAATGGGAAGCTAGCTGTCATTTCCAGCCTTGAGTCCGCGTCATTTCCTGATGTATTTGAAAGACGGGCCTTCACATTGTCAGTAATTTGCTGGTCAATGTAAGTTAGCATTTCTGAATCGTTCACAGAGTACTCTGCTCCTGACGCCAAGCCTAAAGATTTAAACTCTTTGCGTGTAATTAATTTTGCTTTACCGTTGGCACCAAGTTGGGCCGAACATTCAACCCATGGGTTTTTTACTTCCATGATGGCCTTACCTTGAAGGACGCGGGCCTTAAATTTAAAACCAAAGTTTTTAGAAACGTTTACTGAAGCATTTGGGCGAAGGTTTTTTTCTACTTTGCTCATTCTGTGTAGAGTTGAGCCTTCATCAGCTTTTTTCATTTCACCTGATAATCTCTTATCAGCATAACGAAGAATCTTCTTACTGATGTATTTCCCTTTTTGTGAAGCTGTTGGAGTTGTGTACATCCCTGTCGATTCAAGGTCCCAAAGACGAACATACTCTTCCGTCTTTTCCCAAGCGTTCATAGATGCCTTCATATCTTTCATAACTCCGGCATCATCTTCAGCGAATATATTATCGTTAGTAAAAAAACTATCTTCATATAACGGAACAGTCAGGACTTCTTCCTCAACGGCCGCTGGTTTTCTCGACATCTTATTAGTGTCTGCAGCGTTTACTTGAAAAGCAGCAAAAGCGAACAGTGCACATAGTGAGTGTTTAAAAGTTAAACACCTGTGTAAGTTCTTCAAAGTTGCTGTCGTCATAGTTTTCATAAGGTTGAGCCTCTTTTAATGTTTCTTACCATTAATTATCGCAAGGCCTGTGCCAAAAGAGTTGGATAGGTAAATTGTATCTGATTGGGGCTTAATCTATTGAAAAGAGAGTTTCTCGAGGGATGGCCGACAATTTTGCTCCCATAGAACTGTCTAAAATTTGGTCAGTTCTATGGGATATAATGGTTTAGGACTTAGAAGAAGCTCTCTGCTTTAACACCACAAATCTTCGCACCAGACTGATCTTTGAGCTCTTTAATATAGCTGTTTTCGATTTTCTGGAAGCTCAGGCTCTTGTCACAGTAATTCTTTTTAAACTCTGAGAAGTTTGCTTTGTTGGCCGATGGTTTAAAGTAGTCGAGCTTGTTGTTGTCGCAAGTAAGCTTCTGACACACTCTCGGCATCTTTCCTTCTAATCCAGGGTCGTAAACTTCCTGTAGTAGAGTACAGTGGCGAACCAGGTTGCGCAGCTGTCCTTCGGCAACCGGGTCGTTGACGACACCTCTATCTTTACCTGAAACAAATTTCACCTGAGTTTCGAATTCTTTAAACTGCTTTTCTAAGCGTTCTTCAAATTTCTTTCTCGCCAGCATCGCCATCCCGTTTTTGTATTTATTGAAACGGGCCATCGCTCTACTTGATTCATTTTGAACTGAAGCTTCGTCTTTAACGGCCATCAGTTGTTCAATGGTGCGGGCGATACTCTTTTGTTTGATGTTTTCCAGTTTTGTTCCTGGAGTTGTCCTGACGATGAACATTGAGAGATCAAGTTCAACTGTTGGGTCTTTGCTACTAAAAAATTCCACGATCTCACTTAGAAGCTGACTTCCCATCTTTCCGCTTGGGTCATTGGCAGGGTCATAGTTTTGATAGTCTTTCATTTTGCCAATGAACTTATTAATTTTAGCCTGCTCTCTTGATTGCTGCATTTTTGGAAGAGACTTCACTCTTTCGCGCAATTCTTCTTCATTAGAAACCGCGTATTTCGAGAGGTCTTCAATATGATCTAAAATAGCTGACTCCAACTCCGGCGAAATAGCAGGAGTTGACGGAACTCCAGGCATTCCCGGCATATTATTCATTCCAGGCGTATTCATCATGGCAATATTCATACCTGGCTTCAAATTCGAAGGAATAGTGTCCGTTACTTTTTTAATGTCGCGATACTTTTGAATCAACGATAATAAATCTGAACTCACCGGAATACTCTGGCATCCAGGATTTGGTGTAGCGATTTCAACCGGCTTGTCTTCACAGTACATTTTTTGCTGAACGTTAAAGTATAAACACGCATTTTGCTCAAAAGTTTCTTCACTTAAAATCTCTTCCATTAAAGCAGTCGCTTTCTGAGCATCACTCGGGAAAAGTTTATCCAAGAGATTTGATACCAGGTCAGCACCAAAACCGGCCACGGCCCCCCAAGGTCCAACAACTGAAAGCGCTTTCGTTTTTAGAAAAGTGTTCATTGTCACCTTAAAGAGATCCTGTGATTTAAATCCACAGTCTTCCTGGTTGGCGATGGCCTGGTTGAGAATTTGCTCAATTCCCGCCAGTCCTTTATTGATTTGTTTTTGTACTGCCTGAGGAGCAATGCTCTCACGGCAAATCATCTGGTTTTCTTCCACCATACTTTCGTATTTTTTAGAAATACACTCTCTTCTTTCTTCCAGAGTCATCTCTTTAGTTTCTGTCTCCGTTGTCGTGTATGGATAAGTGTATGTAGATCCTGTCGTGGCCGTGGCCGATGAATCAGTAAGACAACTTGAAAAAGGATTTGTCGATCCCTGGGTCATCTTTTTTTCAGCATAATAATAAGCGAGGTTTCTCTGCCCAATGAGTTCTACGTTTTTTGAATAACATTTCACGCTGGCAGTTGAAACACCCATTCCCGCATAAGGATTGTTAGAATCAGATCCATTAAGCATCGTCTCTAACATCGTCAGCTGGTTTCTTCCCATGGCATCGGCCATTGCATCCTGTTTTAATGAACATTTAGGATTTTTAGAGGCCGTGCTTAAAAAACTCTTCAAGTCAGACAGTAAGTCTGCATCGTCATTATTCATTGACGTTAAAAGCGGACACTTGGCATTCACTTTAACATTTTTATACTGAACACCATTTCCACTTAAACCATTATCAAACACAGGAACTGATTGGTTGTTGTCGCCCTGAAACTGGTAACTGCCACCTACGCCACCTATGCCTCCCCCCATGCCAACGCCTAGGCCAGGATAAGCACCACCTCCTCCGTAACCAAAAAAGAAGTTGGGGTAATCTTCAGCTCGAAGAGTGGGAGAAAGAAGAGACAAAATTAAAATGAAAGCAGATGTTTTCATAGGTTGTCTCCTACTAGTTCTTTGACTGCTTCAAGTTTTCCTTCGTCGCCATACCAGGCAAACGAAATAAGATCGTAAGACCCTTTGGCAAAGTGAACCGGATAAATAATCTGATAACTG contains:
- the gpmI gene encoding 2,3-bisphosphoglycerate-independent phosphoglycerate mutase, encoding MKSIHGLSNRVLLCILDGFGINPKDLKNAIKHARKPNIDALMANYPMTTIEPGGTLVGLPKGVAGNSEVGHMNLGAGRSVRQDLVRINEAIENDTLKDMEEIKNIIKYAKTHSNRIHLMGLLSDGGVHSHINHLKALAKIFHEHKIEMCLHAFTDGRDTARDVGVKYVEEAMHIPGLKFASMQGRSIGMDRDRRWNKIEHCYKCFMGKDLFTSFSPLEYLQSEYAAGRYDEFVNPVMFDKSLAMTKDDAVLFFNFRPDRAIQITLALTDPKFTDFSVPVRPGYFLCMTPYVQDWVNLPILFDKEKLSGTLCEYLSSLGKRQFKIAETEKYAHVTFFFNGGDKHPFKGEDQVLISSPKDVATYDLKPEMSAYLVCDRLEEALRDHSYDFYVVNFANSDMVGHTGNFEAAIKAIEALDVVMGKLTATCAKEGVTMLVTADHGNSDQMMYENGDVHTSHTEAVVPFIVVDPKLKNETIELNEGPMALRNVAPTVLNIMGVPQAPLFEGVSVFK
- the pfkA gene encoding 6-phosphofructokinase, which produces MSKSSIKNIGVLCSGGDSPGMNCAIRAVVRTAIGEGLGVYGIQKGYEGLLENNIRELNVSSVGNILQHGGTILQTSRSKEFRTPEGRKKAADILKKRQIDALIVIGGDGSFNGAMALHQEHGIVVVGIPGTIDNDISGTDYTIGFDTAVQNAVEAVDKIRDTANSHARTFIVEVMGRKSPAIALKVGICTGAENVVLPTATIDYQKIAGDIDRGIKRGKTSSIIIAAEGEEAGIGYTIQKNLKDQFHLDAHVCILGHIQRGGNPTPTDRLIASQMGHSAVKAITSGQNASATVYVNGKVSLAPLADCLRKKNEFDVSEVELLTSLSI
- the aspA gene encoding aspartate ammonia-lyase, whose translation is MSSQKDVRIEHDLLGDLAVPADAYYGIHTQRAIENFKISDSQIGHNHIMVKSLAITKKACALANGEIGTIDAKVAEIIARACDEIIIHGRCMDQFPSDIYQGGAGTSVNMNANEVIANLALELLGEKKGSYHIIHPNDHVNKCQSTNDAYPTAFRIALYRHITLLIEALESLCSSFAHKAEEFKPILKMGRTQLQDAVPMSLGQEFNAYATLLKEEVKLISKLKDLILEVNLGATAIGTGINAPEGYSRVAVKKLAEITGLEYTVSEDLIEATSDCGAYVMISGALKRTAVKLSKICNDLRLLSSGPRAGLKEINLPELQAGSSIMPAKVNPVIPEVVNQVCFKVIGNDLTVTMASEAGQLQLNVMEPVIASSLFESINLLENASYNLKYKCIDGITANPDICKNNVMNSIAIVTFLDPILGHEKCDLIGKECAKTGKTVSEVVLENKLLTQEQLDQIFSTENMLNPKYIGKNFKLQTL
- a CDS encoding FecR family protein — translated: MKILSLICSLCFSVSVYASGFLPIANIVKISGHAFIDKEEIAIGAEVAKGMTITIPKKGDYIVVKFQNGHMVRFTEATVMIEELTEKTSLINLLKGQVHTLVKKLTPDETFKIKTKYASFGVRGTKFGVSLDEEKKKAYLCVCEGVVQATKGKLSANVSKNEDLWVGAQTKKLEVKPSTEQMFNMTNQVIEELERL
- a CDS encoding Glu/Leu/Phe/Val family dehydrogenase, with translation MSLFDAALFQDAIKQLEDAAKIMGLDPNVAERLKYPKRALQVSVPIRLDDGTVKTFIGYRVQHNLSLGPGKGGIRYHPGVDLSETAGLAMLMTFKCALVGLPYGGAKGGICVDPTQLSRQELQALTRRYATEINMIIGPHVDIPAPDIGTDGQTMGWFMDTYSQIKGYTDGAVVTGKPIEIGGSKGRAESTGKGVAFCVNFAAEKIGMTINQNTTVAIHGFGKVAIPAANDLRAQGAKIVAVSDVSGGVYDANGLDIEKCEKWVKENKVLKGMPGTKHITNDELFALNVDVLIPAAIDGVITKDNAHVVKAKIIAEGANGPLTKEAIDIVTEKGAFLIPDVLCNAGGVIVSYFEWVQGLQSFFWDLDEVNKRLHSIMKDAFENVYSVSKEYNCNMKSAALVAAIRRLEKAMKLRGLWPS